The nucleotide sequence GTCTAGTGTTGACTTGCTCAATGCCCTTTCTGTTCTTATGCACCAAAGGTTTGGAACAAACTCCCATTACAAATAAGACAGGCAACCTCTGTTGATAGTTTTAAGAAACAGCTCAAACCGCATTTTTATGATCTTGCTTTCAATCAAtttcacctttttattttaacaccattgttattattttacatttattttatatttcttaaacctattttatatttcttatacTTGTGTTATGCTTTTTATATCTTAGGATTGTTTTTATCatcatcaatttattttattacttttattttattaagtttattattgttattattattattattattatttatttttaatttttaatttatgtcatttctgcttttatcattcattttatttcttattttattttattttttattttattttattttatttttatcttatcttaataCCTGTGGTACTGATTTCTGTTGTTGGTTTGTCTTGTAAAGCACTTTTAGCtgcattttatgatatgaaaggtgctatataaataaagtttattattttatataatattattattattattatatatatattattataacaGGACCGTGCACTGACAGTTTGAAGGCCATACGCTCACAGTCAAAAGGGGGTTGTGGGGAACTGCAAAAATTGTTCTGCTGTACTGAGTacacacaatattttaaaatctgaaccACTGAGAtgactttaaaaatgcaaaggtGCGAAACTGTCATGCGGCACAGCAACTAATCAAAAGGTACTGGCAAAAACCCAACTTGGGGAGGGAAAAGGCACTTAGCATTCAGTTTCATGGTTCTGGTGTCTGTTttacaagggggaaaaaatctatgTGGTaaacctgtgtacctgtgtttttGCCCACGACAGCTCAAACCTGCACTTTGGCAAATGGGACGGAGGTTACAGTCAGTGTGAAAACTGGTGAAGATTTTCAGCCTCTCTTGAACATCAAGGAGGTTTTAATCTCTGTTGGTGGGAGCGAGCCTGTATCTGCAGTCTGTAACTGGGAAGAAATAAACCAAGATACCTCTACAGGAGTGATATGTGGTAAGATACAAGAGCAATTTGAATAGTTGCCAAGCTACTGccaatgatttgtttttatgaGGACAAAAATGATCAGTATGTCTCCTTTAACTGCTCTCACTTAGCGAGACAGTTTTCTTATTCCTCTTCTTAGCTTCTAACAGCACTGTGCCATATTCAGTCCTGAACAAGACCGAGGGCAGTGATGTGGCTCCTTAATTCTCattcttgttctttttctcattctttaatatattctttttttatatacaaaatttatgtttctctttatttcttcACAGAGGGAATTATATTTCTGTCTCTAGCCGTCTGTGCAGTCATCATGGTTTTTGTACTGGCATCAAGAATGTACTGTCTCAACcgaaaaagaaacagaactgGGATTACAGGTGAAGGTTTGTGTGGCGTccctgatgatgatgataataaggTCTATGTCTAAAAAGCATCTCTGTAGCAAATAACTCTCCCTGTCTCCGTATCCACAGGTGATAACCACACCCAAGAACTGGTCTACACTGAGATTGTATGCCGCAGCAGGGTAAaggtggggagagggaaggagaaggagcaAGAAACCACAaccatttatgaaaaaattacAGCTCCTGGGACGCTTGACCACACGCGGGGGAGAGCCCACGGCCAAGAGGATGTTGTGTATGCCAGagttcaaaacaaacaaaatcagccaatcacagagcagatGCCATAGACTggatgaaccaatcaaaaggtgTGAAAAATAGCATGTGACAATCAAAGGGTGGAACGCACAAATAGCACAGCCTGTTGGtttgttttgcttcttttaATGAACTGTGTGACCTACTATTTTTAAAAGGTACTTACAACATAAGCTGAAAAAGATATAGTATAGATGTACAACtatcatgtactgtatattttagtAAAATGTATACAACATGTATAATTTAGTACAATTTGTGTATATTGTCCTTTattgaaatggaatatactgatAATAttcacggacacacacacacacacacacacacatattctttTGTAGGACCAGAGGGTGTAAAGACAGTCACATTGCTTGATAGATTGTTCTATTTTCTGCAAATTTGTAATGAttataattgcttttttttccccctttgaaaTGCTATACAAGTACATATATTGCAGTTATTATAGTTATGATAATTTTGTTCAGTAAAATTTTAACATTGCTCAATTacctgaaatgttatttttgttcacCAAActttatactgtaaataaaaaagttacatttttatacaacAATCTCTTTTTCCAAGGCTCATTAACA is from Anguilla anguilla isolate fAngAng1 chromosome 9, fAngAng1.pri, whole genome shotgun sequence and encodes:
- the LOC118235156 gene encoding uncharacterized protein LOC118235156 isoform X4; the protein is MSAFVGALLVLTATSQAPLSKPVISQLCLPHGEVRVSCSSDGDVTEYNWTLGHKPLDGGVAYLKDEKDTVILKKNVPENITCSVRNHVSHNYTTVRRFACPAQTCTLANGTEVTVSVKTGEDFQPLLNIKEVLISVGGSEPVSAVCNWEEINQDTSTGVICEGIIFLSLAVCAVIMVFVLASRMYCLNRKRNRTGITGEGDNHTQELVYTEIVCRSRVKVGRGKEKEQETTTIYEKITAPGTLDHTRGRAHGQEDVVYARVQNKQNQPITEQMP